The following proteins come from a genomic window of Methanocella conradii HZ254:
- a CDS encoding RNB domain-containing ribonuclease gives MYRGVTIDDRATMDMDDAIWVDAAEDGSWKVRVMVADVARAAQPRSKLDGIAMARVETRYFARGSSPMLPRRLSEEKLSLWPGEPKSVLVVDIDLDERLNVLDTRLSMGTMESEARLSYSDVPLILSDAGHPQHSLIETARRLAQGLLMVRRNRGALVYYDVNTGWVTGEEGTLKKLKSREDTIGYVIIQELMILANMAVAEYAVKNDVPILFRNHTARSAAPEREELMKLLESAAVVPAERLATIRRTTSLMFNRAEYGASILGHFGLNLGVYTHFTSPIRRYADLVNHQQLRAHIMGKPLPYSKENISGIAAHINRKLIEYDEARSEYMKKKADRMAEEAIQAGQIEGVGDKEFEHITKLLIRGGEDCPEAYHGAFLSRLASGKMPLLCAGLVLTQAPAGERWTGLKAALLERLAKEPNLAVTVFNLAQQISGWPMPSYDITGTHLAFTARATVQLDGKSYESGEFKDASKKGAMQRASVGLLASILGLPVPAMAPPRLAQPAPVNAEIAINTSKDPIVALQEYGQANKLPLPSYSFSMDGPPNKPLITCTCVFNSITATGQASSKQRAKRRAAKAVIDILLGLQ, from the coding sequence ATGTACAGGGGCGTGACCATCGATGATAGGGCCACCATGGATATGGACGACGCCATATGGGTGGATGCCGCCGAGGACGGGAGCTGGAAGGTCAGGGTCATGGTCGCAGACGTGGCGAGGGCCGCCCAGCCTCGCTCTAAGCTAGATGGCATTGCGATGGCCAGAGTCGAGACCAGGTATTTCGCCAGAGGCAGCAGCCCGATGCTCCCGAGACGCCTCTCTGAGGAAAAGCTTTCGCTGTGGCCGGGAGAGCCAAAGAGCGTGCTCGTGGTAGATATTGATCTCGATGAGAGGCTGAACGTCCTCGACACCAGGCTTTCCATGGGCACTATGGAAAGCGAGGCGAGGCTATCCTACTCCGACGTTCCTCTTATACTTTCGGATGCCGGGCACCCGCAGCACTCCCTTATTGAGACAGCCCGCCGCCTGGCGCAGGGCCTCTTAATGGTGCGCAGGAACCGCGGGGCGCTAGTGTATTACGACGTGAATACCGGCTGGGTGACTGGCGAGGAGGGCACGCTGAAAAAGCTGAAGAGCCGCGAGGATACCATAGGCTACGTCATCATCCAGGAGCTTATGATACTCGCGAACATGGCGGTGGCCGAGTACGCGGTCAAGAATGACGTCCCCATATTATTTCGTAACCACACGGCCAGGAGCGCTGCACCCGAGCGAGAGGAGCTGATGAAGCTGCTCGAGAGCGCCGCCGTGGTGCCCGCGGAGCGCCTCGCGACCATAAGGCGCACCACTAGTTTGATGTTCAACAGGGCGGAGTATGGGGCTTCCATCCTGGGGCACTTCGGCCTGAACCTGGGAGTGTACACCCACTTCACCTCGCCCATCCGCCGGTATGCCGACCTCGTGAACCACCAGCAGCTTCGGGCGCACATCATGGGGAAGCCCCTGCCTTACTCAAAAGAGAATATTAGCGGGATCGCTGCGCACATCAACCGGAAGCTTATCGAGTACGATGAGGCGAGAAGCGAGTACATGAAGAAAAAGGCGGACCGCATGGCTGAGGAGGCCATCCAGGCAGGCCAGATTGAGGGGGTGGGCGATAAGGAGTTCGAGCACATCACCAAGCTTCTCATTAGAGGAGGAGAGGATTGCCCCGAAGCTTATCATGGCGCTTTTCTGAGCCGCCTGGCATCCGGGAAGATGCCGTTGCTCTGCGCCGGGCTCGTGCTGACCCAGGCTCCCGCGGGCGAGAGGTGGACAGGGCTGAAGGCCGCGCTGCTCGAGCGGCTTGCAAAGGAGCCAAACCTGGCGGTAACCGTGTTTAACCTCGCACAACAGATATCAGGCTGGCCTATGCCATCTTATGATATCACCGGTACCCATCTGGCGTTCACCGCCAGGGCCACCGTCCAGCTTGACGGCAAGAGCTACGAGTCGGGCGAGTTCAAGGACGCCTCGAAGAAGGGTGCCATGCAGCGCGCATCGGTGGGGCTGCTTGCGTCCATACTCGGCCTGCCCGTCCCGGCGATGGCTCCGCCGCGGCTGGCACAGCCTGCCCCCGTGAATGCGGAAATAGCCATAAACACTTCGAAGGACCCCATCGTGGCCCTGCAGGAGTATGGCCAGGCTAATAAGCTTCCGCTTCCATCCTATTCCTTTAGCATGGATGGGCCGCCCAATAAGCCCCTCATCACCTGTACGTGCGTTTTTAATTCAATCACGGCCACGGGGCAGGCCTCTAGCAAGCAGAGGGCCAAGCGCCGGGCCGCTAAAGCCGTAATCGATATTTTGCTAGGCCTTCAGTGA
- a CDS encoding molybdopterin biosynthesis protein — MSRKEFRRLVSLEDARKALEPFYRRSAESVPLGECYGRTLAEDVYSRVDVPGFDRASMDGYAVKAADTWGADEESPRTLKLIGAIHAGDRPTLAVEAGTAAEIATGAVMPAGANAVVMVENTDSDGSYVNVRKPVTPGENVMHTGADVMMGELVLRKDTRLTSREVSVLAAVGLDYVNVYRMPIVAIMSTGNELTPPGTRLEPGQIYDVNAYAVGAGVRESGGIPLYLGIVRDTPEEFRKAVLDATKKADIILTSGSTSAGSSDMMFSTVGSVGRILVHGIKIKPGKPTIIGEVEGKPFIGLPGYPSSALTIFNEVVAPMVRHMSGRRDKAIREASARMALRVTLEGGREVLLPVGLLRAPEGLYAYPVEKGSGAVSALLDADGYVEIGEEARVIEEGEPVKVRLFSDEIAFPDLLIIGSHCLGIDAIVRMMADRGYTVRSINVGSMGGLRAIRKGIADVAGIHLLDESGTYNEPFVRDIPGAVLVKGYIREQGLIVARGNPLNIKGIADLPGRRFINRTKGSGTRTLLDLELKKLADERHTTLKALAESIPGYDVEAKTHSAVASAILTGKADVGLGIKTVADQNGLGFIPLRDEEYDFVINKNSLDKPAVRALLDVLSSSEFKLSIGRLGYRV; from the coding sequence TTGAGTAGGAAAGAGTTCAGGAGGCTTGTCTCTCTAGAAGATGCCAGGAAGGCGCTGGAGCCGTTTTATCGGCGGTCCGCCGAAAGCGTGCCCCTTGGCGAATGCTATGGCCGCACGCTGGCTGAGGACGTGTACTCGAGAGTGGACGTGCCGGGGTTCGACAGGGCGTCCATGGACGGCTACGCGGTGAAGGCCGCCGACACATGGGGGGCGGACGAGGAGTCGCCGAGGACGCTCAAGCTCATTGGGGCCATTCATGCGGGCGATAGGCCCACGCTGGCCGTGGAGGCGGGGACGGCCGCCGAGATAGCCACCGGGGCGGTCATGCCTGCCGGGGCGAATGCCGTAGTCATGGTCGAGAACACTGACAGTGACGGCTCTTACGTAAACGTGAGGAAGCCGGTGACACCTGGAGAGAACGTCATGCACACCGGAGCTGACGTCATGATGGGCGAGCTCGTGCTTAGAAAAGATACCAGGCTGACGTCCCGGGAGGTGAGCGTACTGGCGGCGGTGGGTTTAGATTACGTCAACGTGTACAGGATGCCCATCGTGGCCATCATGTCCACGGGCAACGAGCTGACGCCTCCGGGCACGAGGCTTGAGCCGGGGCAGATTTACGATGTAAACGCCTACGCCGTCGGCGCCGGGGTGCGGGAGAGCGGCGGCATTCCATTATACCTGGGAATAGTCCGGGACACGCCTGAGGAGTTCCGGAAAGCGGTGCTCGACGCCACAAAAAAAGCGGACATAATCCTCACGTCGGGCAGCACCTCGGCCGGGTCCTCTGACATGATGTTTTCCACCGTGGGCTCGGTAGGCAGGATTCTCGTACACGGCATCAAGATAAAGCCAGGTAAGCCCACCATCATTGGCGAAGTCGAAGGAAAGCCATTCATCGGCCTTCCTGGATACCCGTCGTCCGCGCTAACGATCTTCAACGAGGTCGTGGCGCCGATGGTCCGGCACATGAGCGGGCGCAGGGATAAGGCTATTAGGGAGGCCTCTGCCAGGATGGCGCTGCGCGTGACCCTGGAGGGCGGCCGTGAGGTCCTCCTTCCCGTGGGCTTGCTGAGAGCGCCAGAAGGGCTTTACGCGTACCCTGTTGAGAAGGGCTCGGGCGCCGTATCGGCGCTTCTGGACGCCGACGGCTACGTCGAGATTGGAGAGGAGGCGCGCGTCATCGAAGAGGGCGAGCCCGTCAAGGTGCGCCTTTTTTCCGACGAGATCGCTTTCCCGGACCTATTAATAATAGGCAGCCACTGCCTCGGCATCGACGCCATCGTCCGCATGATGGCCGACAGGGGCTATACGGTGCGCTCCATCAACGTCGGCTCCATGGGGGGCCTGCGTGCCATCAGGAAGGGCATCGCCGACGTGGCTGGCATACATCTCCTGGACGAGTCGGGCACGTACAACGAGCCTTTCGTCCGTGATATTCCTGGGGCCGTGCTCGTTAAGGGCTATATCCGGGAGCAGGGCCTCATCGTGGCGAGGGGCAATCCCCTTAATATAAAGGGCATCGCTGACCTGCCGGGCAGGCGCTTTATCAACCGCACCAAAGGCTCGGGCACGAGGACGCTGCTCGACCTCGAGCTGAAAAAGCTGGCGGACGAGCGGCATACAACGCTGAAGGCGCTGGCCGAATCCATCCCTGGCTATGACGTGGAGGCAAAAACGCACAGCGCCGTGGCATCGGCCATACTCACCGGAAAGGCCGACGTGGGCCTGGGCATAAAGACCGTGGCGGACCAGAATGGTTTAGGATTTATACCCCTCAGGGACGAGGAGTACGACTTTGTCATCAACAAGAATAGCCTGGATAAGCCGGCCGTCAGGGCGCTCCTGGACGTGCTCAGCTCATCAGAGTTTAAGCTTAGCATTGGGCGGCTCGGGTATCGCGTATAA
- a CDS encoding molybdopterin molybdotransferase MoeA, whose amino-acid sequence MPLKSGFRSLASVEDALDMFLGSLEPLNRVEMVSLEEAGERVLAADVRAPRDVPHYDRSAMDGYAVVASDTFGSGKDAGVILKLTSKDSIVSGECRQVHTGSPIPEGADAVVMLEYTEAAGDGVEVLAQVSPGQNIGLKGEDVRKGDIVFREGRLLKPSDVGLLASMGLTEVAVYAKPRVLIIPTGEEIVPRGVEPAPGQMNESNGVMNYLYVKRFGGVPTVHGIVSDVKEELAAALDEGASYDLIVTTGGSSVGKRDLIAEVLASKGTVLVHGVAIKPGKPVALGLVDAGGKRTPIVCLPGYPAACAVDSMVFVDPAVKKLGHMPPAAYRTQKAILTRKIYSEAGYRTYTRVSVEEGRATPLRTKGAGVLSSISRADGYVITPPDVEGHEAGEEVEVTFLE is encoded by the coding sequence ATGCCTCTCAAATCCGGCTTCCGCTCCCTGGCAAGCGTTGAAGACGCCCTTGATATGTTTTTAGGCTCGCTTGAGCCTCTTAATAGAGTTGAGATGGTCAGCCTTGAGGAGGCGGGCGAGCGCGTGCTGGCGGCCGATGTCAGGGCGCCAAGAGACGTGCCGCATTATGACAGGAGCGCCATGGATGGGTATGCCGTCGTGGCGTCGGACACCTTCGGCAGCGGCAAGGACGCCGGAGTCATCCTGAAGCTTACCTCGAAAGACAGCATTGTTAGCGGCGAGTGCAGGCAGGTGCACACGGGCAGCCCGATACCTGAGGGCGCCGATGCTGTGGTAATGCTGGAATACACGGAGGCGGCGGGCGACGGCGTGGAGGTGCTCGCACAGGTCTCGCCGGGCCAGAACATAGGGCTGAAGGGGGAGGACGTGAGAAAGGGCGACATCGTCTTCAGGGAGGGCAGGCTGCTTAAGCCTTCTGACGTAGGCCTGCTCGCCTCCATGGGCCTGACTGAGGTTGCCGTTTATGCGAAGCCACGGGTGCTCATCATACCCACCGGGGAGGAGATAGTTCCCAGGGGGGTGGAGCCGGCTCCGGGCCAGATGAACGAGAGCAACGGGGTGATGAATTACCTGTACGTGAAGCGTTTCGGCGGTGTGCCCACCGTCCATGGAATAGTCTCGGATGTAAAGGAAGAGCTTGCGGCCGCCCTGGATGAGGGGGCCTCTTATGACCTTATCGTTACCACGGGCGGGAGCTCCGTGGGCAAGAGGGACCTAATAGCGGAAGTATTGGCGTCAAAGGGCACTGTTTTGGTTCATGGCGTGGCCATCAAGCCGGGCAAGCCCGTCGCCCTCGGCCTCGTAGACGCGGGGGGCAAGAGAACGCCCATCGTTTGCCTGCCCGGGTATCCGGCTGCGTGCGCGGTCGACTCCATGGTGTTCGTCGACCCTGCGGTAAAAAAATTAGGGCATATGCCTCCGGCGGCTTATAGGACGCAAAAGGCCATCCTCACGAGGAAGATATACTCTGAGGCCGGATACAGGACGTATACGAGGGTATCCGTAGAGGAGGGCCGCGCGACTCCCCTGAGGACGAAGGGCGCCGGGGTGCTAAGCTCCATATCGAGGGCAGACGGCTACGTGATCACGCCGCCGGACGTGGAGGGGCACGAGGCCGGCGAGGAAGTGGAGGTGACTTTCCTTGAGTAG
- a CDS encoding S8 family serine peptidase, with protein MAGMSSGGRVDISMTRPALSFFVVMALLLPIAPVSIGDAPGGLAISNSSVSTYIIVFDDTPYASAMTAQSASDLVASCGGQVKYRYNVINGMAVTLPDSMAEKIRSLPNVKYVEKDQPVHILLDAAVPQIGADQAWAEGYTGEGVKVAVIDTGVDAGHPDLNGGKVVAWADFVNGSNSTPYDDNGHGTHVSSIIAGTGNASGGKYLGVAPNASLLAAKALDGSGSGYYTNIIKGMDWAVQNGAQVISMSLGGNHSPAMDEAVSNAVNKGVVVVVAAGNGGPSPGTISCPGDSPDAITVGAVDKSDLIANFSSRGPTYDGRIKPDVTNVGVNVTAANAGGTAATGYYISMSGTSMATPMTAGVVALMLQKNSSLTPAQVKNILAQTAKPMKVNETDPIPNNDYGWGRVQAKYALDNVTYSVSGYSSSYLSDTINGTMIPGDYNVTITMLNNGTQPWSRATNVTLHSIGDAANLSAQIIQLPDNVIIPPGQQYVWLFNINATTLGEYNLTYQMYVNNTPIGDTVIHPMRVKDAIQPGNMTFVNSSYEAFKSSSLINLTVQRVDGFDNGITVKCSASGGNGTAGIDFSPASGLVVFAQDQPYANFTVNIYNNGTYTGDKSVNFTLSDPTGGAGLGALQTTTVTIIDDNPRPVLQFNASNYIAWENQSNCQVTVTRTANSHGPVSVDYMVWGGNATPGVDYVPANGTLNFSDGQTAKGFNVIILNNYTGRDRFVNLTLSNPTNGSILGTPASAVLTIKGVETVNFTYSLVKGWNLISVPLSLSNNSIDAFFPAAVKSNLTDMWYYDNGKWVYYSGTRGYSPKYAHLVNVTPGKGYWVKVSNNVSFTVNGIANGSGLPAVGGGWTMIGVYGLNPSNATTAYPGNKDLWYYDNGQWYYYSGTRGYSPKYPHLEVLEPGKGYWVHY; from the coding sequence ATGGCTGGCATGTCAAGTGGAGGCCGAGTGGACATTTCAATGACGAGGCCGGCGCTGTCCTTCTTTGTGGTAATGGCGCTATTGCTGCCAATAGCGCCCGTATCGATTGGCGATGCGCCTGGGGGCCTCGCCATTTCTAATTCCAGCGTCTCCACTTATATCATCGTTTTTGACGATACGCCGTATGCCAGCGCTATGACGGCGCAGAGCGCGTCCGACCTGGTCGCATCCTGCGGAGGGCAGGTCAAGTATCGCTATAACGTCATCAATGGCATGGCCGTTACGCTCCCTGATAGTATGGCAGAAAAGATAAGGTCGTTGCCGAACGTTAAATACGTTGAGAAAGATCAGCCAGTCCACATTTTGCTTGACGCGGCCGTTCCGCAGATTGGCGCGGACCAGGCGTGGGCTGAAGGCTATACGGGGGAGGGGGTCAAGGTCGCCGTCATCGATACCGGCGTCGATGCCGGCCACCCCGACCTGAATGGCGGTAAAGTGGTTGCGTGGGCCGACTTTGTCAACGGGAGCAACTCTACGCCGTATGATGATAATGGCCATGGCACCCATGTTTCAAGCATCATAGCAGGCACCGGCAATGCCTCTGGAGGAAAATACCTGGGAGTGGCGCCGAACGCCAGCCTGCTGGCCGCTAAAGCACTCGACGGGTCAGGCTCCGGGTATTATACGAACATCATAAAGGGAATGGATTGGGCCGTGCAAAATGGCGCCCAGGTAATATCTATGTCGCTGGGCGGCAACCACTCTCCGGCAATGGACGAGGCAGTCAGTAACGCTGTTAATAAAGGGGTCGTCGTAGTGGTCGCAGCCGGCAACGGTGGCCCGAGCCCCGGTACTATCTCATGCCCCGGGGATAGCCCGGATGCCATCACCGTTGGGGCGGTCGATAAAAGCGACTTGATCGCAAACTTCAGCTCTCGTGGCCCTACGTATGACGGCCGCATAAAGCCGGACGTCACCAACGTGGGAGTAAATGTTACTGCCGCAAACGCTGGAGGAACGGCGGCTACTGGATACTATATATCGATGAGCGGCACCAGCATGGCCACCCCCATGACCGCTGGCGTGGTAGCGCTAATGCTCCAGAAAAACTCGTCGCTGACGCCCGCGCAAGTAAAAAATATACTGGCACAGACGGCAAAGCCAATGAAAGTTAACGAGACGGACCCCATACCTAATAATGACTATGGCTGGGGGCGCGTGCAGGCGAAATACGCTCTGGACAACGTCACGTATAGTGTTTCAGGCTATAGCTCCAGCTATCTATCGGATACTATTAATGGCACCATGATTCCTGGCGATTATAACGTTACCATAACTATGCTAAACAATGGTACTCAGCCCTGGTCCAGGGCGACCAACGTCACTCTTCATAGCATTGGCGATGCCGCCAATCTCAGCGCTCAGATTATTCAACTACCCGATAATGTAATAATACCGCCAGGCCAGCAATACGTATGGCTTTTTAATATAAATGCTACCACGCTCGGCGAGTATAACCTGACGTATCAGATGTATGTCAATAATACGCCCATAGGCGATACAGTAATACATCCTATGCGGGTCAAAGACGCCATTCAGCCGGGCAATATGACGTTCGTCAATTCAAGTTATGAGGCGTTTAAGTCATCCTCTTTGATTAACTTAACAGTTCAAAGGGTCGACGGTTTCGATAATGGCATCACCGTGAAATGCTCGGCAAGTGGTGGCAATGGCACTGCGGGCATAGATTTTTCCCCTGCAAGCGGCCTTGTTGTGTTTGCACAGGACCAGCCGTATGCTAATTTTACTGTAAATATATACAACAATGGTACGTATACGGGAGATAAGTCGGTAAATTTCACGTTAAGCGACCCGACGGGCGGCGCAGGCCTGGGGGCTCTCCAAACAACCACGGTGACCATCATCGATGACAATCCGCGGCCGGTCCTTCAGTTCAATGCCTCGAATTATATAGCCTGGGAGAACCAGTCCAATTGCCAGGTCACAGTTACCCGTACGGCCAACTCTCATGGCCCTGTATCTGTTGATTATATGGTGTGGGGTGGCAACGCGACGCCGGGCGTCGACTATGTGCCGGCCAATGGCACCCTCAACTTCTCAGACGGCCAGACGGCTAAGGGCTTCAATGTCATAATCCTGAATAATTACACCGGCCGGGACAGGTTCGTGAACCTTACGTTAAGTAATCCCACGAATGGCTCTATACTGGGCACTCCTGCCTCGGCCGTGCTCACCATTAAAGGAGTCGAGACGGTGAATTTCACATATAGCCTGGTGAAGGGATGGAACCTCATATCGGTGCCCTTGAGCCTCTCTAACAATAGCATTGATGCATTCTTCCCGGCTGCAGTTAAGTCTAACCTGACGGACATGTGGTATTATGATAATGGCAAATGGGTCTATTATAGCGGCACGCGCGGGTATAGCCCAAAATATGCTCACCTAGTAAACGTTACGCCTGGTAAAGGCTACTGGGTAAAAGTATCCAATAACGTATCCTTTACGGTGAATGGTATAGCTAATGGAAGCGGATTACCTGCCGTTGGCGGTGGCTGGACCATGATTGGCGTGTATGGCCTTAACCCGTCGAATGCCACCACAGCTTACCCTGGTAATAAAGATCTCTGGTATTATGATAATGGCCAGTGGTACTATTATAGCGGCACGCGTGGCTATAGCCCGAAGTATCCGCACCTAGAAGTATTAGAGCCAGGCAAGGGCTACTGGGTACATTATTAG